Genomic window (Pristiophorus japonicus isolate sPriJap1 chromosome 9, sPriJap1.hap1, whole genome shotgun sequence):
tgtgtaacaggctcgaggggctgaatgggactcctcctgctcctgtgtaactctCACTATCAACTGGATCCCTTTCTGTTCAGATCCCGTTGACCAGAACTGGTGCTTTATATCCGACATGGAGGTAAAGGAGTTGAACAAGAGAGCGTCCGGCCTGTCGTTCGAAGTCATCCTCAAACCACCCTCATTTGAGGGAGTCCCAGAATTCCACGCAGCTTTTCCAAAGAAGCGAGATCCATCCCTGGAGGAGATCCAGAAGAAACTGGAGGCAGCCGAAGAGAGGAGGAAGGTACGGTACTGAGTCAACCTGATGTACCGGCATTCAGAGCcctcggggagatacactgataCCGACTGGAGTCTCCATCCCTcggggagatacactgactggggtctccatccctcagggagatacactgactggggtctccatccctcggggagatacactgactggggtctccatccctcagggagatacactgactggagtctccatccctcggggagatacactgactggggtctccatccctcagggagatacactgactggggtctccatccctcagggagatacactgactggggtctccatccctcggggagatacactgactggggtctccatccctcagggagatacactgactggggtctccatCCCTCGGGGAGATGCACTGACTGGGGTCTCCATCCCTcggggagatacactgactggggtctccatccctcagggagatacactgactggggtctccgtccctcggggagatacactgactggggtctccatccctcggggagatacactgataCCGACTGGAGTCTCCATCCCTcggggagatacactgactggggtctccatccctcggggagatacactgactggagtctccatccctcggggagatacactgactggggtctccatccctcagggagatacactgactggggtctccaaccctcggggagatacactgactggGGGCTCCATCCCTcggggagatacactgactggggtctccatccctcggggagatacactgactggggtctccatccctcggggagatacactgactggggtctccatccctcggggagatacactgactggggtctccgtccctcggggagatacactgactggggtctcggtctctcggggagatacactgactggggtctccatccctcagggagatacactgactggggtctccatccctcggggagatacactgactggggtctccgtccctcggggagatacactgactggggtctccatccctcagggagatacactgactggggtctccgtCCCTCGGGGAGATGCACTGACTGGGGTCtccatccctcagggagatacactgactggggtctccatccctcggggagatacactgactggggtctccatccctcggggagatacactgactggggtctcggtCTCTCGGGAGatacaccgacactgactggggtctccgtccctcggggagatacactgactggggtctccgtccctcggggagatacactgactggggtctccatccctcggggagatacactgactggggtctccgtccctcggggagatacactgactggggtctccgtccctcggggagatacactgactggggtctccgtccctcggggagatacactgactggggtctccgtccctcggggagatacactgactggggtctcggtCTCTCGGGAGatacaccgacactgactggggtctccgtccctcggggagatacactgactggggtctccgtccctcggggagatacactgactggggtctccatccctcggggagatacactgactggggtctccgtccctcggggagatacactgactggggtctccgtccctcggggagatacactgactggggtctcggtCTCTCGGGAGatacaccgacactgactggggtctccgtccctcggggagatacactgactggggtctccgtccctcggggagatacactgactggggtctccgtccctcggggagatacactgactggggtctcggtctctcggggagatacactgactggggtctcggtCTCTCGGGAGatacaccgacactgactggggtctccgtccctcggggagatacactgactggggtctccgtccctcggggagatacactgactggggtctccatccctcagggagatacactgactggggtctccgtccctcggggagatacactgactggggtctccatccctcagggagatacactgactggggtctccatccctcggggagatacactgactggggtctccgtccctcggggagatacactgactggggtctcggtCTCTCGGGAGatacaccgacactgactggggtctccgtccctcggggagatacactgactggggtctccgtccctcggggagatacactgactggggtctccatccctcggggagatacactgactggggtctccgtccctcggggagatacactgactggggtctccgtCCCTTGGGgagatacactgactggggtctccatccctcggggagatacactgactggggtctccgtccctcggggagatacactgactggggtctccatccctcggggagatacactgactggggtctccgtccctcggggagatacactgactggggtctccgtCCCTTGGGgagatacactgactggggtctcggtCTCTCGGGAGatacaccgacactgactggggtctccgtccctcggggagatacactgactggggtctcggtctctcggggagatacactgactggggtctccgtccctcggggagatacactgactggggtctccgtccctcggggagatacactgactggggtctccgtccctcggggagatacactgactggggtctccgtccctcggggagatacactgactggggtctcggtCTCTCGGGAGatacaccgacactgactggggtctccgtccctcggggagatacactgactggggtctccgtccctcggggagatacactgactggggtctccatccctcggggagatacactgactggggtctcggtCTCTCGGGAGatacaccgacactgactggggtctccgtccctcggggagatacactgactggggtctccgtccctcggggagatacactgactggggtctccgtccctcggggagatacactgactggggtctccgtccctcggggagatacactgactggggtctccgtCCCTCGGGGAGATGGTTAAATGCTTGTTGTCTCCACTGTTAATCGAACATGAAATGTACTGCTTTAGTATCAGGAGGCGGAGTTACTGAAGCACCTGGCAGAGAAAAGAGAGCACGAGCGAGAGGTGATCCAGAAAGCCATTGAGGAAAATAACAACTTCATCAAGATGGCCAAGGAGAAACTGGAGCAGAGAAACGAGATCCAGAAGGAGAACCGGGAGGCCCACCTGGCAGCAATGCTGGAGCGACTCCAGGAGAAGGTGAGATGTTCCGGCTCCGATGTCCTGCCGGGATTTAGTCACTGGGAGGTTTCCTCTCCCGTTTATCCCTCAATTACTGACTCTCTCCTGATGAGGAGCCAGACTGGCACGAGTCAGACTTTGGATTCAGAGAATCCGGCCGTGTAATTGGATCGATCCCGGAGCTGTGCGTGCTGCTGGGGTCGGATGAGACCGACAATCGGTACGGCAGCCTCATTAATACGGGTGAGCGTCGGGTAGCAATCCACGAGTGTTCGAGTTCCTTGGGAGAGATGGCCCGTGGATTGTTCATGGAGACAGGAGATGTTCGCGTGGATTTGTGAAGGGtggatcatgtctgactaatttagATCAATACTTCCAGGACTCACTACCACAGtgtatcggtgggggggggggggggcgggtctatGGATATggcctatatggacttccagaaggcatttgacaaggtaccgcacaagaaaaTTGCAGAAATAAAAGTGCACGGAATTAGCGGTGACCTTGTGACACACTGGGAGGTAGGATACAGAGAGTAGAGATGTAGGGTAGCTACTGaatatctaaccgcgtgctgtaccagccctgggagtgtttgatgggatagtgtagggggagctttactctgtatctaaccccctgtacctgccctgggagtgtttgatgggacagtgtagagggagctttactctgtatctaaccccgtgctgtacctgccctgggagtgtttgatgggacagtgtagagggagctttactctgtatctaacccagtgctgtacctgccctgggagtgtttgatgggatagtgtagggggagctttactctgtatctaaccccgtgctgtaccagccctgggattgtttgatgggacagtatatagggagttttactctgtatctaaccccctgtacctgccctgggagtatttgatgggacagtgtagagggagctttactctgtatctaacccgtgctgtacctgccctgggagtgtttgatgggacaatgtagagggagctttactctgtatctaaccccgtgctgtacctgccctgggagtgtttgatgggacagtgtagagggagctttactctgtatctaaccccgtgctgtacctgccctgggagtgtttgatgggacagtgtagagggagctttactctgtatctaaccccctgtacctgccctgggattgtttgatgggaccatgtagagggagctttactctgtatctaaccccgtgctgtccctgccctgggagtgtttgatgggaacagtataggattacacaggatatatggcacagaaacaggccattcggcccaaccagacgtttatgctccactcgagcctcctcctgtcttttcacatctaactccatcagcattaccctctattcccttctccctcaatggCTTGTctgacctccccttaaatgcatcgatactattcgcctcaacccctccctgtggcagcgagttccacattctcacctctctctgggtaaagaagtttctcctgaattccccattggatttctgggtgaccatcttatattgatggcctctagttatgctcttccccacaagtggaaacattctctctgtatccactcgatcaaaacctttcatcattttaaagacctctattaggtcactcctcagccttttttcaagtgtaaagagacccagcctgttcatcctttcctgatatatataccctcgcatttctggtattatccttgtaaatcttctctgcaccctctccagtgcctctatatcctgtttataatatggtgaccagaactgtacgcagtgctccgtgtggtctaacccaggttcaatacaggtttagtataacttcccgacttctcaattctatccctccagaaataaacccgagtgctgggtttgctttttatggccttgctaacctgtgtcgcaacgtttagtgatttgtgtatttgtatccgagatccctttgttcctctaccccacccagactccacCCTCTGAGTAATAATTCTTCCTaccaatataatacctcacatttatctgtgttgaacattatttgccaattatatgcccattctgtaagtctGTTAATGGCCTCCTGTAATGTGTTACAGtccccctcagtattgactattcccccatttggtgttatccgcaaattAAAAAATGTCTttgtgattccaaagtctaaatggttaATATAAATGGTGACcaacagcggtcccagcactgatccttgtggaacaccacaaccAACTTCTGCCCCTGAGAATAGCTCCCTtttaccccactctctgctttctgtcttgaagccagcgagcgatccattctgcgacttgtcccctgactctgcattctctgaccttgttcatcagtctattatggggtaactTATCGAAGGCCATTTGAAAATCTAagcaaattacatctactgcattactattatctactctctctgttacctattCAAAACATTCAGTGAGGTTAGTaaagcaagacttttccttttgaaatccatgctgactgttcattattatattttaggtttctagatgttcttctattttctcctttagtagggattccattattttacctcccatcgatgttaagctgactggtcgagaattccctggacatgttctgtcccccttcttaaatataggtattacattagctacccgccagtcctctggcactgcacctttttctgACAAATATTAAATACGTGTAGTAATGTCTCTGCTCTCTCTTCccaagattcttttaaaatgtgaggatgccatccatccggaccagggttttactcctctttgagtttgattggtttatttaatatatcccctctttttattttaaatgtagttATCTTATTACTAATCTCACCATCCAATGTCATGTGCACCTGTTCCAGCTtcctggtaaatattgaagcaaaataatgattgaaTATTTCTGTCATTGCTGGTGGtattatcttgtccatcccttaatggctctattcccatcccaaccttcctttttttattatatatcagatgctgcctgacccgttgagatttccagcagtttctgtcttTATTccggattccagcatctgcagtattttgcttttgtgtttcctTTTTTTGTTGacctgcctgtaaaatattttactattttgttttatgatccttgatcatttaatttcatagttcctctttgcctttcttTGCCTTCTCGCCTAATCTTTTCCTATTCTCCTTTATCATGCACtctcctgctgtctatgtacttaatgtacgcctctttccttaccctcaattgttaccttatggctttattcatccatggagtcccattagtgtttagtttgttctttccttttagcagaatatattgaccCTGCATTCTGTtgatcat
Coding sequences:
- the LOC139272921 gene encoding stathmin-4-like isoform X2; translation: MPQTQEVGTELLPSVVHRFWLRSALTNLLTMSLSAYKQKLRELPLFNLFCSCFNPETRNKTLYKFDDPVDQNWCFISDMEVKELNKRASGLSFEVILKPPSFEGVPEFHAAFPKKRDPSLEEIQKKLEAAEERRKYQEAELLKHLAEKREHEREVIQKAIEENNNFIKMAKEKLEQRNEIQKENREAHLAAMLERLQEKACRGGPKK
- the LOC139272921 gene encoding stathmin-4-like isoform X3, yielding MSLSAYKQKLRELPLFNLFCSCFNPETRNKTLYKFDDPVDQNWCFISDMEVKELNKRASGLSFEVILKPPSFEGVPEFHAAFPKKRDPSLEEIQKKLEAAEERRKYQEAELLKHLAEKREHEREVIQKAIEENNNFIKMAKEKLEQRNEIQKENREAHLAAMLERLQEKDRRAEEVRKNKSLRAVAGR
- the LOC139272921 gene encoding stathmin-4-like isoform X1, with translation MPQTQEVGTELLPSVVHRFWLRSALTNLLTMSLSAYKQKLRELPLFNLFCSCFNPETRNKTLYKFDDPVDQNWCFISDMEVKELNKRASGLSFEVILKPPSFEGVPEFHAAFPKKRDPSLEEIQKKLEAAEERRKYQEAELLKHLAEKREHEREVIQKAIEENNNFIKMAKEKLEQRNEIQKENREAHLAAMLERLQEKDRRAEEVRKNKSLRAVAGR